TTGGACAGCGATTCGTCTTCCTCCACCTTGGCGCGCATTTTTTCCAGCATGGCGATGGTGCCTCCCGCGTCCACCTGCGCGATCTGGGCGTTGAGTTTCTTGGTCGCCGCCGCCGTCTTGGCGCGCGCGCGCAGGGTCACGAGGTCGTTCTCATAACGTTGAATGGTGGAACGGAGTTTGTCCACATTTTTCTGCAACTGATTGGACATGTCCTCTTGCGCAATGAGTTCTTTTTGCAGACGCAGGGCCTCTTGTCCGCTGGTCTCCTTGCGCGAAAGCGACTCCGTGGCCAATCGTTCGGCTTCCGTAGGTTCGATAGCGCCGCCCTGGCCTTGTTGCAAAAGGGCCATGGCTTTTTTCTCGTAGTCTCCGGCAAGGCGTTTGTGCTTTTCAACGTCGTTGCGCATGCGAATGACGATGCCCTTGACCTGCGCCAGACTCTGCATGGCGGTGGTCAGATCTTTTTTCAGATCGCGTATGCCCTGCTCGGTCATTTTGATGGGGTCTTCGATCTGGTCGACGACGGAATGCGCTTCCGACTTGCTCCAATTGATGATTCTTGAAAATAATCCTGACATGAGCGGCCTCTTCGTTTGATGGGTTGAATACGTAAGTTATTGGGATTTTGCAAACTCAAGCAGTTCGGAGCCGTGTTCCGCCATGGCCAGGCTGAGGGCGTCGATGCTTCCTTCCAGTTCATTGCGGTCGAGATTCTCCAGTTGCAGAGTGTCGCGGAAAATGAGAATTTTCCCGTCTTCGTCGAGCGCGTAGGCGCCATGCACCAGGGAACGATTGAGTTGCAGGAGTCGTTTGTGGAATTTGGGATCGTCCTTGTTTATTTTCAGGATGACCTGTTCGAGGATCAGAATGGGGTCTTCGCAATCGACCACCAGATTGTTGATGCCGCGTTCTTCGTCGTTGATGACGCACAATTCTTCCGCTTCGTTTTCCGAATCGATGCTGAAACCCATTTCCAGCAGGTGGTTCTTTACGGTGTTGAAATAGTCCATTGATGGCTCCAGTTGCTGATAGGAAAATTTTTCAAATCACATTTATAAATTGTCGGCGTTGTTCCGGCGCAACGCCGGGCCAATGCTTTGTTCTTTATTTAGACAGTTCCTTGTTCAGCGTATGATACGCTTCGGTCAGGCGCTGGGTCAACTCTTCCGCAACCTGTTTCTTCTGCGGGTCTTGCGAATGCAAATCGG
This window of the Candidatus Nitrohelix vancouverensis genome carries:
- a CDS encoding PspA/IM30 family protein; translated protein: MSGLFSRIINWSKSEAHSVVDQIEDPIKMTEQGIRDLKKDLTTAMQSLAQVKGIVIRMRNDVEKHKRLAGDYEKKAMALLQQGQGGAIEPTEAERLATESLSRKETSGQEALRLQKELIAQEDMSNQLQKNVDKLRSTIQRYENDLVTLRARAKTAAATKKLNAQIAQVDAGGTIAMLEKMRAKVEEDESLSKAYGEMADSNTSIDDQINKALSSGGAVPGASDSLAELKAKMGIS
- a CDS encoding YbjN domain-containing protein, with amino-acid sequence MDYFNTVKNHLLEMGFSIDSENEAEELCVINDEERGINNLVVDCEDPILILEQVILKINKDDPKFHKRLLQLNRSLVHGAYALDEDGKILIFRDTLQLENLDRNELEGSIDALSLAMAEHGSELLEFAKSQ